From Micromonospora sp. NBC_01699, a single genomic window includes:
- the rpsD gene encoding 30S ribosomal protein S4: MARYTGADCRRCRREKMKLFLKGSKCDGPKCPFESRPFPPGQHGRGRTKETEYLLQLREKQKARRVYGVLEKQFRGYYEEAVAKQAKTGEVLLQILESRLDNVVYRAGYAQSRDMARQLVKHGHFIVNGKKVDIPSYRIKEHDIVEVRAKSKEMTPFVVAQAQAGSRTVPAWLEAIPSQMKILVHTLPARQVIDTQVQEQLIVELYSK, from the coding sequence ATGGCTCGTTACACCGGTGCTGACTGCCGCCGTTGCCGGCGGGAGAAGATGAAGCTGTTCCTCAAGGGCAGCAAGTGCGATGGCCCGAAGTGCCCGTTCGAGTCCCGGCCGTTCCCGCCCGGACAGCACGGCCGGGGTCGGACCAAGGAGACCGAGTACCTGCTCCAGCTTCGCGAGAAGCAGAAGGCCCGTCGTGTCTACGGCGTGCTGGAGAAGCAGTTCCGCGGGTACTACGAGGAGGCTGTGGCCAAGCAGGCGAAGACCGGTGAGGTCCTCCTGCAAATCCTTGAGTCGCGGCTGGACAACGTGGTCTACCGGGCTGGCTACGCCCAGTCCCGGGACATGGCCCGCCAGCTGGTCAAGCACGGTCACTTCATCGTGAACGGCAAGAAGGTCGACATCCCGTCGTACCGCATCAAGGAACACGACATCGTCGAGGTCCGGGCGAAGTCCAAGGAGATGACTCCGTTCGTCGTCGCGCAGGCACAGGCCGGTTCCCGGACCGTGCCGGCGTGGCTGGAGGCGATCCCCAGCCAGATGAAGATCCTGGTGCACACGCTCCCGGCCCGGCAGGTCATCGACACGCAGGTCCAGGAACAGCTGATCGTCGAGCTCTACTCCAAGTAG
- a CDS encoding DNA-directed RNA polymerase subunit alpha — MLITQRPTLSEESISETRSRFTIEPLEPGFGYTLGNSLRRTLLSSIPGAAVTSIKIDGVLHEFTTIPGVKEDVVELVMNVKELCVSSDHDEPVSMYLRKQGPGDVTAADIQPPAGVSVHTGDLKLATLNGKGRLDMELTVERGRGYVTAAQNKQSGAEIGRIPVDSIYSPVLKVTYRVEATRVEQRTDFDRLIIDVETKASIGPRTALASAGSTLVELFGLARELDETAEGIDIGPSPQDAQLAADLALPIEELDLTVRSYNCLKREGINSVGELIGRTEADLLDIRNFGQKSIDEVKMKLAGMGLGLKDSAPNFDPAHVVDTFGEGDYDTDDYRETEQL, encoded by the coding sequence GTGCTTATTACCCAGCGGCCGACCCTCTCCGAGGAGTCGATCAGCGAGACCCGGTCCCGGTTCACCATCGAGCCGCTTGAGCCGGGCTTCGGTTACACCCTGGGCAACTCGCTCCGGCGTACGCTGCTGTCGTCCATCCCGGGCGCGGCCGTGACCTCGATCAAGATCGACGGCGTCCTGCACGAGTTCACCACGATCCCCGGTGTCAAGGAGGACGTGGTCGAGCTGGTCATGAACGTCAAGGAGCTCTGCGTCAGCTCCGACCACGACGAGCCGGTCAGCATGTACCTGCGCAAGCAGGGCCCCGGCGACGTCACCGCCGCGGACATCCAGCCGCCGGCCGGGGTGTCGGTGCACACCGGTGACCTCAAGCTCGCCACCCTGAACGGCAAGGGCCGGCTCGACATGGAGCTGACCGTCGAGCGGGGTCGCGGCTACGTCACCGCCGCGCAGAACAAGCAGTCCGGCGCCGAGATCGGCCGGATCCCGGTCGACTCGATCTACTCGCCGGTGCTGAAGGTGACCTACCGGGTCGAGGCGACCCGGGTCGAGCAGCGCACCGACTTCGACCGTCTGATCATCGACGTCGAGACCAAGGCGTCGATCGGCCCGCGTACCGCCCTGGCCTCGGCCGGTTCCACCCTGGTCGAGCTCTTCGGCCTGGCCCGGGAGCTGGACGAGACGGCGGAGGGCATCGACATCGGCCCGTCGCCGCAGGACGCGCAGCTCGCGGCGGACCTGGCGCTGCCGATCGAGGAGCTGGACCTCACCGTCCGCTCCTACAACTGCCTCAAGCGCGAGGGCATCAACTCCGTTGGTGAGCTCATCGGGCGCACCGAGGCAGACCTCCTCGACATCCGGAATTTCGGTCAGAAGTCGATCGACGAGGTCAAGATGAAGCTCGCCGGGATGGGCCTGGGGCTGAAGGACTCGGCTCCCAACTTCGACCCGGCGCACGTCGTGGACACCTTTGGCGAGGGCGACTACGACACCGACGACTACCGCGAGACCGAGCAGCTTTGA
- the rplQ gene encoding 50S ribosomal protein L17 — MPTPTKGPRLGGSPAHERLMLANLATALFQHGKIKTTETKAKRLRPLAEQLITKAKRGDLASRRKVLGTVKDKDVVYTLFDQIAPRYANRPGGYTRIVKTGPRKGDNAPMAIIELVEELVVAPAPTGTTGQKTAARKAAQQDKVEALAPTDETETRPADAGDQDAEAPESVSGDTAAAREDTDEADNAKS; from the coding sequence ATGCCCACGCCCACCAAGGGTCCCCGCCTCGGCGGCAGCCCCGCGCACGAGCGGCTGATGCTGGCCAACCTGGCCACCGCGCTGTTCCAGCACGGCAAGATCAAGACGACCGAGACCAAGGCCAAGCGGCTGCGGCCCCTGGCGGAGCAGCTCATCACCAAGGCCAAGCGCGGCGACCTGGCCAGCCGCCGCAAGGTGCTGGGCACGGTGAAGGACAAGGACGTCGTCTACACCCTGTTCGACCAGATCGCGCCCCGGTACGCCAACCGTCCGGGTGGCTACACCCGGATCGTGAAGACCGGACCGCGCAAGGGTGACAACGCGCCGATGGCGATCATCGAGCTGGTCGAGGAACTGGTCGTCGCCCCGGCGCCGACCGGTACCACCGGGCAGAAGACCGCCGCCCGCAAGGCGGCCCAGCAGGACAAGGTCGAGGCGCTCGCCCCCACGGACGAGACCGAGACCCGTCCGGCCGACGCCGGGGACCAGGACGCCGAGGCGCCGGAGTCGGTGTCGGGCGACACGGCGGCCGCCCGCGAGGACACCGACGAGGCTGACAACGCCAAGTCCTGA
- the truA gene encoding tRNA pseudouridine(38-40) synthase TruA yields the protein MDGYTRVRLDVAYDGTDFSGWAAQPGRRTVAGVLTEVLVRVLGADSVTGLTVAGRTDAGVHATGQVCHVDLADAAWASVTGSLLRRLAGLLPGDVRVRAIAEVPDEFDARFAATFRRYEYRVTDAPYGVEPLRRHEILAWPRPLELTALAAAAAGLVGEHDFAAYCRRKEHATTLREVTRLDWRRDPDGILVATVQADAFCQSMVRSLVGAMLVAGDGRRPVEWPAGLLHRRERSSEVTVAPAHGLTLVEVGYPADPAEYADRALRTRRLRLPAQA from the coding sequence GTGGACGGTTACACCCGGGTACGGCTCGATGTCGCGTACGACGGCACCGACTTCTCCGGCTGGGCGGCCCAGCCGGGGCGCCGTACGGTCGCCGGGGTGCTGACCGAGGTGCTGGTGCGGGTGCTCGGCGCGGACTCGGTGACCGGGTTGACGGTGGCCGGTCGTACCGATGCCGGGGTGCACGCCACCGGCCAGGTCTGCCACGTCGACCTGGCCGATGCCGCCTGGGCGTCGGTCACCGGCTCGCTGCTGCGCCGGCTGGCCGGGCTGCTGCCGGGCGATGTCCGGGTGCGCGCCATCGCCGAGGTACCGGACGAGTTCGACGCCCGCTTCGCGGCGACCTTCCGCCGCTACGAGTACCGGGTGACCGACGCGCCGTACGGGGTGGAGCCGCTGCGCCGGCACGAGATCCTCGCCTGGCCGCGTCCACTGGAGCTGACCGCGTTGGCGGCCGCGGCGGCCGGGCTGGTCGGCGAGCACGACTTCGCCGCGTACTGCCGGCGCAAGGAGCACGCGACGACGCTGCGCGAGGTCACCCGGCTGGACTGGCGTCGGGACCCGGACGGGATCCTGGTGGCGACGGTCCAGGCCGACGCGTTCTGCCAGTCGATGGTGCGCAGCCTGGTCGGGGCGATGCTGGTCGCGGGCGACGGGCGGCGGCCGGTCGAGTGGCCGGCGGGTCTGCTGCACCGGCGGGAGCGGTCCAGCGAGGTGACCGTGGCACCGGCCCACGGGCTGACCCTGGTCGAGGTCGGCTACCCCGCCGACCCGGCCGAGTACGCCGACCGTGCGCTGCGTACCCGTAGGTTGCGACTTCCGGCGCAGGCGTGA
- a CDS encoding class I SAM-dependent methyltransferase: MTTGDHYFTAQPGTAPDRREIEFSAAGRDYSLVSAGGVFSAARLDPGTAVLLRKADLPAPGSSGPLLDLGCGYGPIACVLASEAPDATVWAVDVNERARELTGENAVRVGAAGRIRVAAPDEVPDDVTFAEIWSNPPIRIGKAELHTMLTRWLPRLTPDGVGWLVVGRHLGGDSLHRWLTEQGWQVERPASQKGYRVLRITR; this comes from the coding sequence GTGACGACCGGCGACCACTACTTCACCGCCCAACCCGGTACCGCCCCCGACCGTCGTGAGATCGAGTTCTCGGCCGCCGGACGGGACTACTCGTTGGTCTCGGCCGGCGGCGTCTTCTCCGCCGCGCGGCTGGACCCCGGCACCGCCGTACTCCTGCGCAAGGCCGACCTGCCCGCGCCCGGCAGCAGCGGTCCGCTGCTCGATCTGGGCTGCGGCTACGGGCCGATCGCCTGCGTGCTGGCAAGCGAGGCGCCCGACGCCACCGTCTGGGCCGTCGACGTCAACGAGCGGGCCCGCGAACTCACCGGCGAGAACGCCGTACGGGTCGGTGCCGCGGGGCGGATCCGGGTGGCCGCCCCCGACGAGGTGCCCGACGACGTCACCTTCGCCGAGATCTGGTCCAACCCGCCGATCCGGATCGGCAAGGCCGAGCTGCACACCATGCTCACCCGTTGGCTGCCCCGGCTGACCCCGGACGGCGTCGGCTGGCTGGTGGTCGGCCGGCACCTCGGCGGCGACTCGCTGCACCGCTGGCTGACCGAGCAGGGCTGGCAGGTGGAGCGTCCGGCCAGCCAGAAGGGCTACCGGGTGCTGCGGATCACCCGGTGA
- a CDS encoding ABC-F family ATP-binding cassette domain-containing protein, with the protein MGYIDVSGVGYTLPDGRELFADVSFRVGEGAKVALVGPNGAGKTTLLRMVAGDLPTPTGGIARSGGLGVMRQFIGMIGDESTLYDLALSISAPALRTAGKRLAEAEAALHAAEVRGKFSTAAGKAQLAYADALGAWGEAGGYDAEVLFDTVSTIVLDLPWETTRTRPVRTLSGGQQKRFALEILLRGGDEVLLLDEPDNFLDVPGKRWLEGRLRESTKSVLYVSHDRELLAQTSGRVVAVEGGSAWTHPGGFGSWHEARVNRHARLDEQRRRWDEEHQKLRELMLMYKQKAAYNDGLASRYQAAQTRLRKFEEAGPPPVPPKDQDIRMRLSGGRTAKRAVICEQLELDGLTYPFDLELWYGDRVAVLGANGTGKSHFLRLLARGGTDPEPANGPVDGGHLLTPVAHAGMVRLGARVRPGHFSQTHDRPELMQKTLVEILWRGDDHRKGMDRHTAMASLSRYELAAQGDQRFGTLSGGQQARFLVLLLELSGATLLLLDEPTDNLDLASAEALEEGLKAFDGTVIAVTHDRWFTRSFDRFVLFGGDGEVTETPEPVWDVG; encoded by the coding sequence GTGGGTTACATAGACGTGTCCGGGGTCGGGTACACCCTGCCCGACGGCCGGGAACTTTTCGCCGACGTGTCGTTCCGGGTCGGCGAGGGTGCCAAGGTGGCCCTGGTCGGCCCGAACGGCGCCGGCAAGACCACCCTGTTGCGGATGGTCGCCGGTGACCTGCCCACCCCGACCGGTGGCATCGCCCGCTCCGGCGGCCTGGGCGTGATGCGCCAGTTCATCGGCATGATCGGCGACGAGTCGACGCTGTATGACCTCGCCCTGTCCATCTCGGCGCCCGCGTTGCGTACCGCCGGGAAGCGGCTCGCCGAGGCGGAGGCCGCGCTGCACGCCGCCGAGGTGCGCGGCAAGTTCAGCACCGCCGCGGGCAAGGCCCAACTCGCGTACGCGGACGCGCTGGGCGCCTGGGGCGAGGCCGGCGGGTACGACGCCGAGGTGCTCTTCGACACCGTCTCCACCATCGTGCTCGACCTGCCCTGGGAGACCACCCGCACCCGTCCCGTACGGACGCTGTCCGGTGGGCAGCAGAAGCGGTTCGCGTTGGAGATCCTGCTCCGTGGCGGCGACGAGGTGCTGCTGCTCGACGAGCCGGACAACTTCCTCGACGTACCGGGCAAGCGGTGGTTGGAGGGGCGGCTGCGGGAGTCGACGAAGTCGGTGCTCTACGTGTCGCACGACCGGGAGCTGCTGGCCCAGACCTCGGGCCGGGTGGTCGCCGTCGAGGGCGGCAGCGCCTGGACCCATCCGGGCGGCTTCGGGAGCTGGCACGAGGCGCGGGTGAACCGGCACGCCCGGCTCGACGAGCAACGCCGCCGCTGGGACGAGGAACACCAGAAGCTGCGCGAGCTGATGCTGATGTACAAGCAGAAGGCGGCGTACAACGACGGGCTGGCCTCGCGTTACCAGGCGGCGCAGACCCGGCTGCGCAAGTTCGAGGAGGCCGGCCCGCCACCGGTGCCGCCGAAGGACCAGGACATCCGGATGCGGCTGTCCGGCGGGCGGACCGCCAAACGTGCGGTGATCTGCGAACAACTGGAGCTGGACGGGCTGACGTACCCGTTCGACCTGGAACTCTGGTACGGCGACCGGGTGGCCGTGCTCGGCGCGAACGGTACCGGGAAGTCGCACTTCCTGCGCCTGCTCGCCCGCGGTGGCACCGACCCCGAACCGGCCAACGGTCCGGTCGACGGCGGGCACCTGCTCACGCCGGTCGCGCACGCGGGCATGGTCCGGCTCGGTGCCCGGGTCCGGCCGGGGCACTTCTCGCAGACCCACGACCGCCCGGAACTGATGCAGAAGACCCTGGTCGAGATCCTTTGGCGGGGTGACGACCACCGGAAGGGGATGGACCGGCACACGGCCATGGCGTCGCTGAGCCGGTACGAGCTGGCGGCCCAGGGTGACCAGCGTTTCGGCACCCTCTCCGGCGGTCAGCAGGCCCGCTTCCTGGTGCTGCTGCTGGAACTGTCCGGTGCCACCCTGCTGCTGCTCGACGAGCCGACGGACAACCTCGACCTGGCCTCGGCGGAGGCGCTCGAAGAGGGGCTGAAGGCGTTCGACGGCACGGTGATCGCGGTCACCCACGACCGCTGGTTCACCCGGTCGTTCGACCGGTTCGTACTGTTCGGCGGCGACGGTGAGGTGACCGAGACGCCGGAACCGGTCTGGGACGTCGGCTGA
- a CDS encoding aldo/keto reductase — protein MTFRRLGDSGLVVSVVGVGCNNFGRKLDAQGTRAVVDAALDAGINFFDTADIYGEPKGASEEQLGAALKGRRDDVVLATKFGMDMLGANGPDHGARGARRYIFRAVEASLRRLGTDYIDLYQMHEVDPGTPIEETLSALDDLVRAGKVRYLGNSNFSGWQIADAAWVARNRGYAPFISAQNHYSLLERHVETEIGPAAGHFGLGLLPFFPLANGLLTGKYKRNEAAPAGSRLAGDGRFAERLAAAPWDTIEAIEKYAAERDLTPLQVAIGGLAAQPAVGSVIAGATTPEQVRANAAAGRWQPSADDLAALRALL, from the coding sequence ATGACCTTCCGCCGGTTGGGCGATTCCGGGCTCGTGGTGTCCGTCGTCGGTGTCGGCTGCAACAACTTCGGCCGCAAACTCGACGCGCAGGGCACCCGTGCGGTGGTGGACGCGGCGCTGGATGCCGGGATCAACTTCTTCGACACCGCCGACATCTACGGCGAGCCGAAGGGCGCGTCCGAGGAGCAACTCGGTGCGGCGCTGAAGGGCCGGCGCGACGACGTCGTACTGGCCACCAAGTTCGGCATGGACATGCTCGGGGCCAACGGCCCGGACCACGGGGCGCGCGGCGCCCGCCGCTACATCTTCCGCGCGGTCGAGGCGTCGCTGCGTCGGCTCGGCACCGACTACATCGACCTCTACCAGATGCACGAGGTCGACCCCGGCACCCCGATCGAGGAGACGCTGAGCGCGCTGGACGACCTCGTCCGCGCGGGCAAGGTGCGCTACCTGGGCAACTCGAACTTCTCCGGCTGGCAGATCGCCGACGCCGCCTGGGTGGCCCGGAATCGCGGCTACGCGCCGTTCATCAGCGCGCAGAACCACTACAGCCTGCTGGAGCGGCACGTCGAGACCGAGATCGGGCCGGCCGCCGGCCACTTCGGCCTCGGCCTGCTGCCGTTCTTCCCGCTCGCCAACGGCCTGCTCACCGGCAAGTACAAGCGCAACGAGGCGGCGCCGGCCGGCAGCCGGCTCGCCGGCGACGGGCGGTTCGCCGAGCGGCTCGCCGCCGCGCCGTGGGACACCATCGAGGCGATCGAGAAGTACGCGGCGGAGCGCGACCTGACCCCGTTGCAGGTGGCGATCGGCGGGTTGGCCGCCCAGCCGGCGGTCGGTTCGGTGATCGCCGGTGCAACCACCCCGGAACAGGTACGGGCGAACGCCGCCGCCGGTCGCTGGCAGCCCTCGGCCGACGACCTGGCCGCGCTGCGCGCCCTGCTCTGA
- a CDS encoding DUF397 domain-containing protein — MTGTQLGGAIWRRSSRSGSNANCVEMAYLGTAGATPVGVRDSKDVDGPVLAFAATAWTSFVAAARRHRLG, encoded by the coding sequence ATGACCGGGACGCAGCTTGGCGGGGCCATCTGGCGCAGGTCGAGCCGAAGCGGCTCGAATGCGAACTGCGTCGAGATGGCCTACCTCGGTACGGCCGGCGCGACCCCGGTCGGCGTACGCGACTCGAAGGACGTCGACGGGCCGGTGCTCGCCTTCGCGGCCACCGCCTGGACGTCCTTCGTCGCGGCGGCACGCCGGCACCGGCTCGGCTGA
- a CDS encoding helix-turn-helix domain-containing protein, whose product MSRRPQPAVAGRNVGGQLRELRIRRQLSLREVAAELAWPPSRLSRLEHGRQQVRTEEAAALLVIYRVTGDERAALLRQVERAAEPGWWEAAVGLSAESRTLIHLEAEATTIIGCEPLLVPGLLQTPDYTRAVMESCGVRKVDTQPRIAARLARQEILRRDTPPALHALIDEAALRRPVGGPQVMAEQLRHLVTASERPNVTLRVVPLAAGAHTGLDGAFALLDFPRDRSVVYLDHKLTGLFLDDRHQVEFFRREAVRLAEAALSPIASVNFIARVAGEYERK is encoded by the coding sequence ATGTCCCGCCGCCCCCAACCCGCCGTGGCCGGTCGTAACGTCGGCGGCCAGCTCCGCGAGCTACGCATCCGCCGCCAGCTGAGCCTGCGCGAGGTCGCCGCCGAACTGGCCTGGCCGCCGTCCCGACTGTCCCGCCTCGAACACGGCCGCCAGCAGGTACGGACCGAGGAGGCCGCCGCCCTGCTGGTCATCTACCGGGTCACCGGTGACGAACGGGCCGCCCTGCTCCGCCAGGTCGAACGGGCCGCCGAGCCCGGCTGGTGGGAGGCGGCGGTCGGGCTCTCCGCGGAGTCGCGCACGCTGATCCACCTCGAAGCCGAGGCGACCACCATCATCGGCTGCGAGCCGCTGCTCGTACCGGGCCTGTTGCAGACCCCGGACTACACCCGGGCGGTGATGGAGTCCTGCGGTGTCCGGAAGGTGGACACCCAGCCCCGGATCGCCGCCCGGCTGGCCCGGCAGGAGATCCTGCGCCGCGACACCCCGCCGGCGTTGCACGCCCTGATCGACGAGGCCGCCCTGCGCCGCCCGGTCGGCGGGCCACAGGTGATGGCCGAGCAGCTACGGCACCTGGTCACGGCCAGCGAGCGGCCCAACGTGACCCTCCGGGTGGTGCCGCTCGCCGCCGGCGCGCACACCGGCCTGGACGGCGCCTTCGCACTGCTCGACTTCCCGCGCGACCGGTCGGTGGTCTACCTCGACCACAAGCTCACCGGCCTGTTCCTGGACGACCGGCACCAGGTCGAGTTCTTCCGGCGGGAGGCGGTCCGACTCGCGGAAGCCGCCCTGAGCCCCATCGCATCGGTAAACTTCATTGCGCGGGTGGCTGGGGAGTACGAGCGGAAGTGA